From Nicotiana tabacum cultivar K326 chromosome 15, ASM71507v2, whole genome shotgun sequence, the proteins below share one genomic window:
- the LOC142169663 gene encoding uncharacterized protein LOC142169663 produces the protein MQEVGQVANRLELPPEMSLAHPVFHVSMLKMVVGYPSLIIPVETIEVNEEFTYDEILVAILDRQVRKLRNKEIASVKMLWRNKQVEEATWEAEGGKKRKYPHLFV, from the coding sequence ATGCAGGAGGTTGGTCAAGTGGCTAATAGACTCGAGTTACCTCCAGAGATGTCCTTAgcacacccggtgtttcatgtgtctatgttgaagatgGTGGTTGGATATCCGTCGCTTATCATTCCGGTGGAGACTATTGAAGTTAATGAAGAATTTACTTATGATGAGATTCTGGTTGCCATCCTTGATagacaagttcgaaagttgaggaataaagagattgcctccgtcAAAATGCTATGGAGAAACAAACaagttgaagaggccacctgggaggctgAGGGGGGGAAAAAGAGGAAATACCCTCACTTGTTTGTGTAA